The Hippoglossus hippoglossus isolate fHipHip1 chromosome 19, fHipHip1.pri, whole genome shotgun sequence genome has a segment encoding these proteins:
- the gdf2 gene encoding growth/differentiation factor 2, with the protein MLSTRAFLLQLCLSLVVSSGSCTCKPLNNDIQSDNPEESYSQLSEEDLLEEEAADLKMENLLGTMKEGFLRKLNLSDVPQEHGKIEPPQFMMELYNKYASDSSASPQSDVIRSFTVQDITLSLTNGTKSKYRLQFNDTIPNHEKITTAELQLFFFPEARSRLTSRSFQATVKVYEVDEKDFTTTTHLLVGKEVTGPQSTWTTFDVTTAIQNWIKSGNGATVIDVVVDRKNCGASGIGEEGAGCLNMSMSVGDNTSAALIVFSDDLGSRKRENKKEIKEMILHEEETILHSGADWNRGEQFPNMILEAQRPRRNKRKAEREYCRRTSLKVNFKDIGWDSWIVAPPGYDAFECRGLCYHPLTDESTPSKHALIQTLINIRDPKRANMACCVPIKLDPITVMYQENGRLTIRYLYEEMKVAECGCR; encoded by the exons ATGCTGAGCACCAGGGCATTTCTGTTGCAGTTGTGTTTGAGTCTGGTGGTCTCCAGTGGCTCCTGTACCTGCAAACCTCTCAATAATGACATCCAAAGCGACAACCCTGAGGAATCTTACTCTCAGCTGTCAGAGGAGGACCTTctggaagaagaagcagctgactTGAAAATGGAGAACCTCCTCGGAACCATGAAGGAGGGCTTTTTGAGGAAACTCAACCTGTCGGACGTTCCTCAGGAGCACGGCAAGATCGAACCTCCTCAGTTCATGATGGAGCTGTACAATAAGTACGCCTCGGACAGCTCGGCTAGCCCTCAGTCTGATGTCATACGAAGTTTCACTGTCCAGG ATATCACACTCTCTTTGACAAATGGCACAAAGTCAAAATACAGGCTGCAGTTCAATGACACCATACCCAACCACGAAAAGATCACCACTGCTGAActtcagctcttcttcttcccgGAAGCCAGGTCAAGGTTGACCTCCCGCAGTTTTCAGGCCACAGTCAAAGTCTATGAAGTGGATGAAAAAGATTTTACAACCACGACCCATCTACTGGTTGGCAAAGAGGTAACAGGACCACAGAGTACGTGGACGACGTTTGATGTGACAACAGCTATTCAGAACTGGATCAAGTCAGGAAATGGCGCAACTGTTATTGATGTGGTGGTGGATAGGAAGAACTGTGGGGCTTCTGGCATtggagaggaaggagcaggCTGTTTAAATATGAGCATGTCTGTTGGCGATAACACTTCAGCAGCTTTGATCGTTTTCTCAGATGACCTGGGTAGCAGGAAGAGGGAGAATAAGAAGGAGATTAAGGAGATGATCCTCCATGAAGAAGAAACCATCTTACACTCGGGCGCCGACTGGAATAGAGGGGAGCAATTTCCAAACATGATCTTGGAAGCTCAGCGTCCAcggagaaacaagagaaaggcagagagggAATACTGCCGACGGACCTCGCTCAAGGTCAACTTTAAAGACATTGGCTGGGACAGTTGGATTGTGGCGCCTCCAGGATATGACGCCTTCGAATGTAGAGGGCTGTGCTACCACCCACTAACGGACGAATCAACCCCATCCAAACATGCCCTTATCCAGACATTGATCAACATTAGGGACCCCAAGAGGGCCAACATGGCGTGCTGTGTCCCCATCAAACTGGACCCCATTACAGTCATGTATCAGGAGAATGGACGTCTCACTATAAGATACCTGtatgaagagatgaaggtggCAGAGTGTGGCTGCAGGTAG
- the gdf10b gene encoding growth/differentiation factor 10b yields the protein MGQFLLTSAMASLLFHLLHLLLVLESGWGKLVSEDLGVDARQGAEVDAPAADRRVFAHESANRDMVSINMFKVYERYSEEPQSRRDANTVRSLKAVPRVSHGKEVFEFNLSSIQDSELILFASFHFLYKRQRHHQRPWRFRKPRHPSGGLQHSHPSSPQLLFSGSSPNSGFATPLGNITLAPFKKGSWQSRDVTAVVKNARDVKELVVMVEFDMEFGAARTQQRNPHGQERLSPANLPYILVYADDRAIDEPNSVAMSLQRYGPVPVGDDLSSTASTSRIRRELHLQMQTNNIPEVQFNPLKNHELWQNTYFPAKAKAAVKPGRKQGQENNEGLSKPQVLSFDERTMKKARRRQWSEPRVCSRRYLRVDFADIGWSEWVLAPKSFDAYFCAGTCGFPIPKVVRPSNHATIQSIVRAVGIIPGIPEPCCVPEKMSPLSVLFLDPSRNLVLKVYPGMSVDTCACR from the exons ATGGGACAGTTTCTTTTAACATCAGCCATGGCGAGCCTACTTTTCCACTTGCTGCATTTGCTCCTGGTTCTGGAGTCCGGCTGGGGGAAACTCGTGTCCGAGGATCTTGGCGTAGACGCGCGTCAAGGTGCCGAGGTGGATGCACCGGCTGCGGATCGGCGCGTCTTTGCGCACGAGAGCGCGAACCGGGACATGGTCTCCATCAACATGTTCAAAGTGTACGAGAGGTACAGCGAAGAGCCGCAGAGCCGGAGGGACGCGAACACCGTGAGAAGTTTGAAAGCTGTCCCGA GAGTCTCACACGGCAAAGAAGTGTTCGAGTTCAACCTGTCCTCCATCCAAGACTCCGAACTCATCCTCTTTGCATCCTTCCACTTCCTCTACAAGCGGCAGCGCCACCACCAGCGACCGTGGCGTTTCCGAAAGCCTCGCCACCCGTCCGGCGGCCTCCAGCATTCCCATCCTTCCTCCCCACAGCTCCTCTTCAGTGGATCATCCCCAAACTCAGGTTTTGCAACGCCACTGGGAAACATAACTCTGGCTCCTTTCAAGAAAGGCTCTTGGCAATCAAGGGATGTTACGGCGGTAGTGAAAAACGCCAGGGACGTCAAAGAGCTTGTGGTGATGGTGGAGTTTGATATGGAGTTTGGGGCGGCTCGCACGCAGCAGAGGAATCCTCACGGCCAGGAGCGCCTCTCTCCAGCCAATCTGCCGTATATTCTGGTATACGCTGACGATCGAGCTATAGACGAGCCAAACAGTGTGGCTATGTCGCTGCAGCGGTACGGGCCCGTCCCTGTAGGAGACGACTTGTCCTCCACAGCCTCAACCTCAAGAATACGGAGGGAGCTCCATCTCcagatgcaaacaaacaacatcccAGAGGTCCAGTTCAACCCCTTGAAGAATCACGAACTTTGGCAGAACACGTACTTTCCAGCTAAAGCCAAAGCAGCGGTCAAACCGGGGAGGAAACAGGGTCAGGAGAATAACGAGGGCCTGAGCAAGCCACAGGTGCTGAGCTTCGACGAGAGGACCATGAAAAAGGCAAGGAGGCGGCAGTGGAGCGAGCCCAGGGTTTGCTCCAGGAGGTACCTCAGGGTCGACTTCGCTGACATCGGCTGGAGCGAGTGGGTTTTGGCGCCAAAGTCTTTCGACGCCTACTTCTGCGCCGGGACCTGCGGGTTCCCCATCCCTAAA GTGGTGCGGCCTTCCAATCACGCCACCATCCAGAGCATCGTCAGGGCTGTGGGCATCATCCCCGGCATCCCCGAGCCGTGCTGCGTTCCGGAGAAGATGAGTCCCCTCAGCGTGCTCTTCCTCGACCCGAGCAGGAACCTGGTTCTCAAGGTTTACCCCGGCATGTCTGTGGACACCTGCGCCTGTCGGTAG
- the LOC117753419 gene encoding retinol-binding protein 3-like, translated as MAKILLENYCFPENLVGMQEAIQQAINSGEILRISDRKTLAAVLTVGVQGALNDPRLTVSYEPNFVPVMPPILPSLPREQLIRLVRNSVKVDILENNIGYLRIDRIIGEETAAKLGSLLKDNIWDKVARTSSLIFDLRYSTAGQLSGVPFIISYFSDPEPIFHIDTVYDRPSNTTRELWTIPSIKGQRYGKKKDVIILTSKRTMGAAEAVAYTLKNLKRAIIVGERSAGGSVKVRKIRIGGSEFYITVPVARSVSPITGQSWEVSGIPPTVNVIAKEAVPKAKSLLAVRSAIPQVVQSISNIIRRWYAFTDRVPALLQHLQTMDLFSVISEEDLAMRLNQDLQTVTEDPRLIIKYMQDNAAIEEGDPELYKVPDDSKLLRTLIETTFKIEILQGNTGYLRFDKFVEFSPLIKLEEFFAKKVWEPLKDTSNLIIDLRYNTGGCSTSLALILSYLYDTSQKHHFFTIYDRIQNTTTAHDSYPQITGPSYGSKRGVYVLTSYYTASVGEEFAYLIQSLHRGTVIGEITSGTLMHSKMFQIEGTGLAITVPVINFIDNNAECWLGGGVVPDAIVLAEEAVDHFHEIADFHQGLRSLMEVIGELLEKHYAIHEVALQVNKVLLSKWAEGQYWSVVDFESLASQLTSDLQEASGDHRLHVFHCDVEPETIHDVGKIPTAEEVGYIIDALFKIELLPGNVGYLRFDMMADIEVLKAIGTQLIDLVWSNIVNTDALVIDMRYNTGGFSATIPLLCTYFFDVEPLLHLYTIFDRTTTTMTEVMTLPQVRGQRYGSSKDVYILTSHMTGSAAEVFVRTMKDLNRATIIGEPTIGGSLSSGTYQIGDSTLYASIPNQVVLSATTGKMWSVSGVEPHVFAQATTT; from the exons ATGGCCAAGATTCTGCTGGAAAACTACTGCTTTCCAGAGAACCTGGTTGGGATGCAGGAGGCCATCCAACAAGCAATCAACAGCGGAGAAATCCTGCGGATTTCCGATAGGAAGACCCTTGCAGCTGTACTCACAGTCGGAGTACAAGGGGCACTGAACGACCCACGGCTGACTGTGTCTTACGAGCCCAATTTCGTCCCAGTGATGCCCCCGATACTGCCCTCTCTCCCCAGAGAACAACTGATCCGGCTGGTGAGGAACTCTGTCAAGGTGGATATCCTGGAAAACAACATTGGCTATTTGCGGATAGATCGGATCATTGGGGAGGAGACAGCAGCGAAACTTGGCTCCCTGCTGAAGGACAACATCTGGGACAAAGTTGCTCGCACATCCTCTCTGATTTTTGATTTGAGGTATAGCACAGCTGGACAACTGTCTGGAGTTCCCTTTATAATCTCCTATTTCTCTGACCCTGAGCCCATCTTTCATATAGACACTGTGTATGACAGGCCCTCAAATACAACCAGGGAGCTGTGGACCATACCATCAATTAAGGGACAGAGGTATGGAAAGAAGAAAGACGTGATTATTTTGACGAGCAAACGTACCATGGGGGCTGCTGAGGCAGTGGCATACACATTAAAAAACCTAAAGAGGGCTATAATCGTTGGAGAGCGATCTGCTGGTGGGTCAGTAAAAGTCAGAAAGATAAGGATTGGAGGATCAGAGTTCTACATAACAGTTCCTGTGGCAAGATCTGTCAGTCCAATCACAGGCCAGAGCTGGGAGGTCAGTGGCATTCCCCCAACAGTCAACGTCATTGCAAAGGAAGCTGTCCCAAAAGCAAAGTCCCTTCTGGCTGTGAGGAGTGCCATTCCACAGGTTGTTCAGAGCATCTCCAACATAATCAGGAGGTGGTATGCTTTCACTGACCGAGTCCCAGCTCTTCTTCAACATCTGCAAACTATGGACTTGTTCTCTGTCATATCTGAGGAAGATCTGGCAATGAGACTCAACCAGGACCTCCAGACTGTGACAGAGGATCCACGACTCATCATCAAATACATGCAAGACAATGCTGCCATTGAAGAGGGGGACCCTGAGCTTTACAAAGTCCCTGATGATTCAAAATTATTAAGAACACTGATTGAAACAACGTTTAAAATTGAAATTCTCCAGGGCAATACTGGCTATCTCCGCTTTGACAAGTTTGTTGAGTTTTCTCCACTGATTAAATTAGAGGAGTTCTTCGCTAAAAAGGTGTGGGAGCCCTTAAAAGACACCAGTAACCTGATTATTGACCTTCGCTATAATACTGGTGGATGCTCTACCTCTCTAGCTCTTATTTTGTCATATCTGTATGACACTTCCCAGAAGCATCACTTTTTCACAATATATGACCGGATTcagaacacaacaacagcacatgACTCCTACCCTCAAATTACAGGCCCGAGCTATGGATCCAAACGCGGGGTTTATGTGTTGACCAGTTACTACACAGCAAGTGTTGGTGAAGAGTTTGCTTACCTAATACAATCCCTACATCGTGGCACAGTCATTGGGGAAATTACATCTGGTACCCTAATGCACTCAAAGATGTTTCAAATAGAAGGGACAGGTCTTGCCATCACTGTCCCCGTCATTAACTTTATTGACAACAATGCCGAATGCTGGCTGGGAGGTGGTGTGGTCCCTGATGCCATCGTCCTGGCTGAGGAAGCTGTAGATCACTTTCATGAGATCGCAGATTTCCATCAGGGGCTCAGGTCCCTAATGGAGGTAATTGGGGAACTGCTAGAAAAACACTATGCCATCCATGAAGTCGCCCTGCAGGTCAATAAGGTGCTGCTGAGCAAATGGGCTGAGGGACAGTACTGGTCAGTGGTGGATTTTGAATCTTTGGCATCTCAATTGACGTCAGACCTCCAAGAGGCTTCAGGTGATCACCGTCTCCATGTCTTCCATTGTGATGTTGAGCCTGAGACTATTCATGACGTCGGAAAGATCCCCACAGCAGAGGAAGTGGGATACATAATTGACGCTTTGTTTAAAATTGAGCTTCTGCCAGGTAACGTTGGCTATCTAAGATTTGACATGATGGCCGACATAGAGGTGTTAAAAGCCATTGGCACACAGCTAATAGACTTAGTGTGGAGTAATATAGTAAACACAGATGCTCTCGTAATTGACATGCGATACAACACTGGTGGTTTTTCAGCAACAATTCCCCTTCTGTGCACCTATTTCTTTGACGTAGAACCTCTGCTGCATCTTTACACCATCTTCGATCGCACCACGACCACAATGACAGAGGTCATGACATTGCCTcaggtcaggggtcaaaggtATGGGTCCTCCAAGGATGTCTACATCCTCACCAGTCATATGACTGGGTCCGCAGCTGAAGTGTTCGTCCGCACAATGAAGGACCTAAACAGGGCCACAATTATTGGAGAGCCAACCATTGGAGGGTCTCTATCAAGTGGAACCTATCAGATAGGGGACAGCACCCTGTACGCTTCCATCCCGAACCAGGTTGTTTTGAGTGCCACCACTGGGAAGATGTGGAGTGTTTCAGGGGTTGAGCCTCATGTTTTTGCCCAGGCAA cCACCACTTAA
- the rbp3 gene encoding retinol-binding protein 3 produces the protein MARAIFLVASLLIIGNVLFTHAAFSPSLIVDMAKIIMDNYCSPEKLAGMKEAIEAANSNTEVLNIPDAETLAMVLSSGVQSTVSDPRLKVSYEQNYVPAVPPKMPPLPADQLIAVLQTSIKLDILEGNTGYLRIDHILGEEVAEKVGPLLLDLVWNKILPTSSLIFDLRYTGSGDVSGIPYIVSYFTQAEPVIHIDSVYDRPSNTTTKLFTMTTLLGDRYGVTKPLIVLTSKNTKGIAEDVAYCLKSLKRATIVGEKTSGGSVKVDKIKVADTDFYVTVPSAKSINPITGSTWEVVGVTPDVEVNAEDALATAIKIVNLRAQVPAIIEGSASLIAANYAFEDIGASVAEKLKGLLANGEYSMVVSKDGLETKLSADLKTLSGDKSLKTTSNTPALPPMDYSPEMFIELIKVSFHTDIFENNIGYLRFDMFGDFEEVKPIAQIIVEHVWNKVVNTNAMIIDLRNNLGGPTTAISGFCSYFFDADKQIVLDKLYDRTSGNTTELLSLSELTGTRYGSKKSLIILTSGATAGAAEEFVYIMRRFGRAMIVGETTAGGSHPPKTFPVGETDIFLSIPTIHSDTTAGPAWEGAGIAPHIPVSADAALETAKAIFNKHFAGQK, from the exons ATGGCAAGGGCCATATTTTTGGTAGCATCTCTTTTAATTataggaaatgttttatttacccaTGCAGCATTTTCCCCCAGCCTCATTGTTGATATGGCAAAGATCATCATGGACAATTACTGCTCGCCAGAGAAGCTGGCAGGAATGAAGGAGGCAATTGAAGCAGCCAACAGCAACACGGAGGTTCTCAACATCCCAGATGCCGAAACCTTGGCTATGGTCCTCAGCTCTGGAGTCCAGAGCACAGTCAGTGACCCACGTCTGAAGGTCTCCTACGAGCAAAACTATGTCCCTGCCGTTCCCCCGAAGATGCCTCCCTTGCCTGCCGATCAGCTCATTGCCGTCCTCCAGACATCCATCAAGCTCGACATCCTGGAGGGCAACACTGGCTACTTGAGGATTGACCACATCCTTGGGGAGGAGGTCGCTGAAAAAGTTGGCCCTTTGCTCCTAGATCTGGTCTGGAATAAAATCCTGCCAACTTCATCCCTCATCTTCGACTTACGCTACACTGGCAGCGGGGATGTCTCTGGAATCCCCTACATTGTGTCTTACTTCACACAAGCCGAGCCTGTGATCCACATTGACAGTGTATATGACCGTCCGTCAAACACCACCACAAAGCTGTTCACTATGACCACACTGTTGGGAGACAGATACGGTGTTACCAAACCCCTCATTGTCCTCACCAGCAAAAACACCAAGGGCATTGCCGAGGATGTAGCCTACTGCCTCAAGAGCCTGAAGAGGGCCACCATTGTAGGCGAGAAGACCTCAGGGGGCTCTGTGAAAGTCGATAAAATCAAAGTGGCTGACACTGACTTCTACGTTACCGTGCCATCTGCAAAGTCCATCAATCCCATCACTGGCTCCACTTGGGAGGTTGTAGGTGTGACCCCTGATGTGGAGGTCAATGCTGAAGACGCCCTCGCTACCGCAATCAAAATCGTCAACCTCCGGGCTCAGGTTCCAGCCATCATTGAGGGATCAGCATCCCTGATTGCTGCCAACTATGCCTTTGAGGATATTGGGGCTAGTGTTGCAGAAAAGTTAAAAGGGCTCCTGGCAAACGGAGAGTACAGCATGGTTGTTTCCAAGGACGGTCTGGAGACAAAGCTGTCTGCTGACCTCAAGACCCTTTCTGGGGACAAGAGCCTGAAGACCACCAGCAATACCCCAGCTCTTCCACCCATG GATTATTCACCAGAGATGTTCATTGAGCTGATCAAAGTCTCCTTCCACACCGACATATTTGAGAACAACATCGGCTACCTGCGTTTTGATATGTTTGGAGACTTTGAGGAGGTCAAACCTATCGCCCAAATTATCGTTGAGCATGTGTGGAACAAAGTTGTCAACACTAATGCCATGATCATCGACCTGAG GAACAACCTTGGTGGCCCAACAACAGCCATTTCTGGTTTCTGCTCTTACTTCTTTGATGCCGACAAGCAGATTGTGCTGGACAAGCTGTACGACAGAACTTCCGGCAATACCACAGAGCTCCTCTCCTTGTCTGAACTCACTG GCACAAGGTACGGCTCAAAGAAGAGCCTGATCATCCTGACCAGTGGAGCGACTGCCGGTGCCGCTGAGGAGTTTGTTTACATCATGAGGAGGTTTGGCCGTGCTATGATTGTTGGAGAGACCACCGCCGGAGGCTCCCACCCACCAAAGACCTTCCCTGTTGGTGAGACTGACATCTTCCTCAGCATCCCCACTATCCACTCTGACACTACCGCCGGGCCAGCGTGGGAGGGAGCTGGCATCGCACCTCACATACCCGTCTCAGCTGACGCTGCCCTCGAGACCGCCAAGGCCATCTTCAACAAGCACTTTGCAGGCCAGAAGTAA